From the Ignavibacteria bacterium genome, the window CGAAATTCCCGGCGAATCCCGGCTGGGTCTGTGCGCGCTCATATTGGTCGCGGAGCTGACGTACAAGTTCCTTTGAATTCCGGACCTGAGGGTCATTGGCCCCATAGTTCTGTTCGAGCATTCCAAGGATGGTCTCTTGCTTCAGAAGTTCTGCCTTCGATTCTGCAAGGGCTGAGGCAGAGGCAGTGGCTTGATCGAGCGGCGAGAAGAGTCTGTATTCGCGAGAGTAGCGTCCGAGGGAATCCGTAAGGGCATTGAGGACGGAATCCATCATCACGAGGCGCTGTTCCATGTAGAACGCCGATTTCTCGGCTTCTTGTCGATGGATACGGTTGGTGATCTCGTTTGCATACCCAACAAAGGCATTGCACATGTCAACAGCTTGTTTCGGGTCTTGATCCCAGATCGAAATCTCGTAATTGCCTTCAGCGTGGAAATTTACCTCGAGATTTTCTTCCAACGTTGAGCGAACATCGTTCATCGGTTCGCCTTCCATCTCGTATTCTTTGATCAGGTTGTAGCGCGTGATCATCGAATCGCGGATGGTGCGGGTGAACAGAATGGCTATGAACTCATAGCTCTCGCCGGATTTCCCGCTCAGTTTCGAAAGACCGATGTCCTTCAGCGTGGACGAGATGCCGCCGAGTGCACCGCCGAGACCACCGGCATCCGGTGAGGGAGGCACGCAGTTGATCGTTGCCTTGTAGTACTCCGGCAACGTTCGAGCGTAGATATAGGCCCCAATGGTCGCCACGAGCGACAGTCCAAGGACCAGCCATTTAAATCGAAACAGATAGCGGATGATATCTGCGGTCGGAAAAGATTCCGTCATGAGTTCCATACGAGAATGTTCGGGGCAAAACTACGAGGCATGGGGCTAGCGACGTGCAACGATGAGCATGTTCGGCGTTTTGATGGAAGATGACCAGCTGATCCCTTGCACCAAATACGAGCAACGCTCGGCAAGAACCATAAGAGGTCCGGCTACGGCTCGAAGGATCGAGGCCGGTAAGCCCCCTCCAACAGGATGTACCGGATAGATGTCAACGGACGTGAACGGAAGAGACGCAAACAACTCCAAGACCGAGGACTTATTCAGGTGCATTTCGTGTGTGAGATCCCCGAACGACAAGACCGTCCCGTGCTTAGCATCGATATTCGGTGTTCGCAAGATTAGAGTTCCACCCGGGGCGAGCCTGTCATGGATCTTCGAAAGTGCTTCGATCGCCTCCGTTCGCGTAAGGTGTTCGATAACATCGAACATGGAAACGCAACCGAGGTCGTGTTCGTGTTCAAGTGCCGAAAAAAGATCGTCAACCTCCACACAACTCAGTCCTAACGTCCGAGCAAGCTCAACCTGCTCCAGGCTAAGGTCGATGCCCCGCATGTTCTCAAAACCGAGGTTTCTGAGGTAAAGAAGGTAGGCGCCGTAGCCACAGCCAAGGTCGAGCATCCGCGAGGACCGGTCAGCGGGCAGAAACGGGCGCACGGTGCGTTCAAGGCCGACGTGTTCGGCCATTACCCGACGGTGAACGTCATCAAGCGATGAGAATCGTGATTGGACGGAAGTGTACTGGGCGTAGAAGTGCTGGCGATGATCCATACCCACGAAGATACGAGTTGAGGCGCGGCATCGCCGTATCTTGCGGTGTATGAGCCCCTTACACCTTGGCTTTGCTTGCGCCTGGAATAGGGACGGCGACCGTGAACGGACGTGGTCTCATACACCCATGCGTCTTTGGGATGCCTTGGAACGCAGGCCGGATGTGGAGGTCCTTGATGTCCCGATTGAGCTGCCTCGCCTGATAGATTCCATCGGACGAATCAGTTCTTTGCGCCTAGTCCACGGCAGAACGATGTCCACCTGGGCTATGCGTCCCTGGTATGCCAGGCTTGCGCAGCAAGCATTGTCTGCAGCAGAGGGCAAGGTTCAACCGCCAGATGCCATCCTGAGCATCGGTGAGCATGGATCCACGGTCCATCCGCTCTACATCTACCAAGATCATTGTTACGGTCATGGTCTTGAGATGTATCACGAAACAGGGGAGATGCCCCACGGATGGTCTGGGGTTGCTCTTTCCGATCTCCAACACCGAGCGGAAATGCAGGCTCGCACGTACGCGTCTTGTGCCGGCGTCTTTACAATGAGCCAGTGGAATGCCGACTTTCTTGTTCGCTCAGGACTTGTCCCAGCCTCCAATGTTCACGCCATTCATGCCGGCATCAATGTTCCTGTGGTTCTCCCAACTGAAGAACACCTTCATCAGAAGCGAGCTCGTGACGAACGCACCATCCTCTTTGTGGGACGAGAGTTCCATCGAAAAGGGGGCGATCTAGTTCTCGCAGCCTTTGAACGTGCGAAGCAGATCTCTGCTCGACCGTTGCGTCTCATCGTTGCCGGTCCTAAGAAATGGCCGGTGACGGGTGCCATTCCTGAACGCGTAGAATTCGTTGGTGATGAACCGTTCCTTGCGTTGCGCGAGCATATGCGAACAGCCGATGTGATGGTCATGCCGTCTCGATTCGAAGCCTTCGGCATCGTCTTCATTGAGTCGCTGGCAGCAGGTACACCCGTTATCGGCAGAAGATCATTCGCCATGCCGGAGATGATCACACATGGACACAATGGCATGATGATCGATACGGATGATGTAGAAGCACTCGCCCAAATGATAGTGGACGTGGTCGAAAGTGAAACCATTGCCCGTACCTGTCACAATGAAGCTCGATCAGTTTCCGAGTACTACTCTTGGGACAGAGTGGCAAGCGATATCATGTCGATCATCGGTCATGGTAGTAAGGAATGAAGATCCTCTCGATCCTGCCTCGAATTCCGTATCCCGCTCGCGACGGCGGTGCGATCGTGATCCTAGAGACGCTTCGGCAGTTGCACCTTGCCGGACACCATGTTGATGTATTGGCGTTGAACACCAAGAAACATCGACAGGACCCAGCTGTCCTTGCACAGATCTGCACTTCCATTCACACCGTTGACGTTGATACCACGATCTCTGCTCTTGGCCTCATTCGGGGTTTATTCAGAAGCCGACTCCCCGATGGATTTGGGATCGATGCCGGCACGTCGTATTGGGTATCGCGCTTCGCAGACGAACTAGCGCTTGAGTCCTTCCGGACACATGCTATGCAGAA encodes:
- a CDS encoding class I SAM-dependent methyltransferase; amino-acid sequence: MDHRQHFYAQYTSVQSRFSSLDDVHRRVMAEHVGLERTVRPFLPADRSSRMLDLGCGYGAYLLYLRNLGFENMRGIDLSLEQVELARTLGLSCVEVDDLFSALEHEHDLGCVSMFDVIEHLTRTEAIEALSKIHDRLAPGGTLILRTPNIDAKHGTVLSFGDLTHEMHLNKSSVLELFASLPFTSVDIYPVHPVGGGLPASILRAVAGPLMVLAERCSYLVQGISWSSSIKTPNMLIVARR
- a CDS encoding glycosyltransferase family 4 protein, with amino-acid sequence MSPLHLGFACAWNRDGDRERTWSHTPMRLWDALERRPDVEVLDVPIELPRLIDSIGRISSLRLVHGRTMSTWAMRPWYARLAQQALSAAEGKVQPPDAILSIGEHGSTVHPLYIYQDHCYGHGLEMYHETGEMPHGWSGVALSDLQHRAEMQARTYASCAGVFTMSQWNADFLVRSGLVPASNVHAIHAGINVPVVLPTEEHLHQKRARDERTILFVGREFHRKGGDLVLAAFERAKQISARPLRLIVAGPKKWPVTGAIPERVEFVGDEPFLALREHMRTADVMVMPSRFEAFGIVFIESLAAGTPVIGRRSFAMPEMITHGHNGMMIDTDDVEALAQMIVDVVESETIARTCHNEARSVSEYYSWDRVASDIMSIIGHGSKE